The following coding sequences lie in one Streptomyces venezuelae genomic window:
- the pstA gene encoding phosphate ABC transporter permease PstA → MSTTTPTPVGPLVKRPSTLKAATLPRWTPLAMAAGSAAVAVGIGAAAGLESRIQWGLMAALLYIAGSYVLAMTVEGARQAKDRLATSLVWVMFLLAVVPLASLIYETVQRGIKVFDGYFLTHSMGVVADEETGGGIYHAIIGTLEQVLLASVIAVPIGLLTAVYLVEYGRGKLAKTVTFFVDVMTGIPSIVAGLFVLSFWILILGFDYSGWAGAMALAILMMPVIVRSTEEMLKLVPNELREASLALGVPKWRTILKVVLPTAIGGITTGVMLAVARIAGETAPVLLLVWVNPLINTNPFDGAQGSLPLYIYQQYAAGTQASYDRAWAAALALIGFIMILNMAARAVARWKAPKTGR, encoded by the coding sequence ATGAGCACCACGACACCCACCCCCGTCGGCCCGCTGGTCAAGCGGCCGAGCACCCTCAAGGCCGCGACGCTGCCCCGCTGGACGCCACTGGCCATGGCCGCGGGATCCGCCGCCGTCGCCGTCGGCATCGGCGCCGCGGCGGGCCTGGAGAGCCGCATCCAGTGGGGCCTGATGGCCGCGCTCCTGTACATCGCCGGGTCGTACGTCCTCGCGATGACCGTCGAAGGCGCCCGCCAGGCCAAGGACCGCCTCGCCACCTCGCTGGTGTGGGTCATGTTCCTGCTCGCCGTGGTCCCGCTCGCCTCGCTGATCTACGAGACCGTGCAGCGCGGCATCAAGGTCTTCGACGGCTACTTCCTGACCCACTCCATGGGCGTGGTGGCCGACGAGGAGACCGGCGGCGGCATCTACCACGCGATCATCGGCACCCTGGAGCAGGTGCTCCTCGCCTCCGTGATCGCCGTGCCGATCGGCCTGCTCACCGCGGTCTACCTCGTCGAGTACGGACGCGGGAAGCTCGCCAAGACCGTCACGTTCTTCGTGGACGTCATGACCGGCATCCCCTCGATCGTCGCGGGCCTGTTCGTCCTCAGCTTCTGGATCCTCATCCTCGGGTTCGACTACTCCGGCTGGGCCGGCGCCATGGCGCTCGCCATCCTGATGATGCCGGTGATCGTGCGCTCCACCGAGGAGATGCTCAAGCTCGTCCCGAACGAGCTGCGCGAGGCGTCGCTCGCCCTCGGCGTGCCGAAGTGGCGGACCATCCTCAAGGTCGTCCTGCCCACCGCGATCGGCGGCATCACCACGGGCGTCATGCTCGCGGTGGCCCGCATCGCCGGCGAGACCGCGCCGGTCCTGCTCCTGGTCTGGGTGAACCCCCTGATCAACACGAACCCCTTCGACGGGGCGCAGGGCTCGCTGCCGCTGTACATCTACCAGCAGTACGCGGCCGGCACGCAGGCGTCGTACGACCGGGCCTGGGCCGCGGCGCTCGCCCTCATCGGCTTCATCATGATCCTCAACATGGCGGCACGCGCCGTAGCGCGCTGGAAGGCCCCCAAGACGGGCCGCTGA
- a CDS encoding NUDIX hydrolase, translated as MTYGKEGRPGEEATVLAAGCVLWRPDRAGRDGIELALVHRPKWSDWSHPKGKLKRGETARDAALREVLEETGMTCALGAELPTAHYRDAQDRPKEVRYWAAEALSGTFAPNSEVSHLRWLAPDEARRLLTRERDAELVTDLLAALAAPRGRA; from the coding sequence GTGACGTACGGGAAGGAAGGGCGGCCCGGCGAGGAGGCCACGGTCCTCGCGGCGGGATGCGTCCTGTGGCGCCCGGACCGCGCCGGTCGCGACGGCATCGAACTCGCCCTGGTGCACCGGCCCAAGTGGTCGGACTGGTCCCATCCGAAGGGCAAACTGAAGCGCGGGGAGACGGCGCGGGACGCGGCACTGCGGGAAGTGCTGGAGGAGACCGGCATGACGTGCGCGCTCGGCGCCGAACTCCCCACCGCCCACTACCGGGACGCGCAGGACCGCCCCAAGGAGGTCCGTTACTGGGCCGCCGAGGCCCTCTCCGGCACGTTCGCGCCCAACTCCGAGGTGTCGCACCTGCGGTGGCTCGCGCCCGACGAGGCCCGCCGCCTCCTGACGCGCGAGCGGGACGCCGAACTCGTCACCGACCTGCTGGCGGCCCTGGCCGCTCCGCGGGGCAGGGCCTGA
- the pstC gene encoding phosphate ABC transporter permease subunit PstC, whose product MDIPSNTTAPPPVDDAGPTAPVSKAAARGATRPGDKIFLGLSRGSGIVLLVIMAAIAAFLTYRTTVALADNTGNFLTTFEWDPAGISTGGKPYFGIAVLVFGTVVSSVIALAIAVPVAIGIALFISHYAPRKLAAPIAYVIDLLAAVPSIVYGLWGALVVAPNLTGLYSWLDDYLGWTGVFSYNGEAPRSLMTVGILLAIMILPIITNVSREVFLQAPKMHEEAALALGATRWEVIRMSVLPFGRSGIISASMLGLGRALGETIAVATVLSPNFLINTSVLDYGGGTFAQNIASKFNEASEYGQDALIASGLVLFVITLLVNGAARLIIARRKEYSGANA is encoded by the coding sequence ATGGACATACCAAGCAATACGACCGCTCCTCCCCCCGTCGACGACGCCGGGCCGACGGCCCCCGTGAGCAAGGCCGCCGCACGCGGCGCCACCCGCCCCGGCGACAAGATCTTCCTCGGCCTCTCCCGGGGCTCCGGGATCGTGCTCCTCGTGATCATGGCGGCCATCGCCGCGTTCCTCACGTACCGCACGACCGTCGCCCTCGCCGACAACACCGGCAACTTCCTCACCACCTTCGAGTGGGACCCCGCCGGCATCAGCACCGGGGGCAAGCCGTACTTCGGCATCGCCGTCCTGGTCTTCGGCACCGTGGTCAGCTCGGTCATCGCCCTCGCGATCGCGGTCCCCGTCGCCATCGGCATCGCGCTCTTCATCTCGCACTACGCGCCGCGCAAGCTGGCCGCCCCCATCGCCTACGTGATCGACCTGCTGGCCGCCGTGCCCTCGATCGTGTACGGCCTGTGGGGCGCCCTCGTGGTCGCCCCCAACCTCACCGGCCTCTACAGCTGGCTCGACGACTACCTCGGCTGGACCGGCGTCTTCTCCTACAACGGCGAAGCACCGCGCTCCCTGATGACCGTCGGCATCCTCCTCGCGATCATGATCCTGCCGATCATCACGAACGTGAGCCGCGAGGTCTTCCTGCAGGCCCCGAAGATGCACGAGGAGGCCGCGCTGGCCCTCGGCGCCACGCGCTGGGAGGTCATCCGCATGTCGGTGCTGCCCTTCGGCCGCTCCGGCATCATCTCCGCCTCGATGCTGGGCCTCGGCCGCGCGCTCGGCGAGACGATCGCCGTCGCCACCGTCCTCTCGCCGAACTTCCTCATCAACACCTCGGTGCTCGACTACGGCGGCGGCACCTTCGCGCAGAACATCGCCAGCAAGTTCAACGAGGCCAGTGAGTACGGCCAGGACGCGCTCATCGCCTCCGGCCTGGTGCTCTTCGTCATCACGCTGCTGGTCAACGGCGCGGCCCGCCTGATCATCGCGCGCCGCAAGGAGTACTCGGGGGCCAACGCATGA
- a CDS encoding CHAD domain-containing protein, with protein MAQQHHEMTDTGAGPGTAGEALTGYLQDQATEFLRSLRLHRESSTDAQGAEESLEAARSLRRAARRIGATLHTFRPLLDAEWASSLRPELAWLSGTLGQEHAYASRLDRLLEALHRLSGPPPVPAPAALATSGAGGRTARQNGWAQPSVPSAADSGTPRGLAVGAAKAAALLERQLTLARTRAHSTALQAFGSSRFHAVADHVAVLASEVPLSGTAEDLVPLADQAESTLAEAVAVLPLGQAGHPYNAGALSHGLAPTDTAPDAQDAPWLKVRSLLRLYRYAQEVLVGHDRPDPRIADASHALNVHREAASAAAAAAHAARTPRIAPATAYALGVLHADQRHEVEAARFVFQRAWLREEARTR; from the coding sequence GTGGCACAGCAACACCATGAGATGACGGATACGGGAGCGGGCCCGGGTACCGCGGGTGAGGCCCTCACGGGCTATCTGCAGGACCAGGCCACGGAGTTCCTCCGCTCGCTGCGGCTGCACCGCGAGTCCAGCACGGACGCGCAGGGCGCGGAGGAGTCCCTGGAGGCCGCCCGTTCCCTGCGCCGCGCGGCCCGCCGCATCGGCGCCACCCTGCACACGTTCCGTCCGCTCCTCGACGCGGAGTGGGCGTCCTCGCTCCGGCCCGAACTGGCCTGGCTCTCCGGCACGCTGGGCCAGGAGCACGCGTACGCCTCCCGTCTGGACCGTCTCCTGGAGGCCCTGCACCGGCTCTCGGGCCCGCCGCCGGTGCCCGCCCCGGCCGCGCTCGCCACCTCGGGCGCCGGAGGCCGTACGGCGCGGCAGAACGGCTGGGCGCAGCCTTCCGTGCCGAGCGCCGCCGACAGCGGCACACCGCGCGGTCTCGCGGTCGGCGCCGCCAAGGCCGCCGCCCTCCTGGAGCGCCAGCTCACGCTCGCCAGGACCCGCGCCCACTCCACCGCGCTCCAGGCGTTCGGCTCCTCCCGCTTCCACGCGGTGGCGGACCACGTGGCCGTCCTGGCCAGCGAGGTCCCCCTGAGCGGGACGGCGGAGGACCTCGTGCCCCTCGCGGACCAGGCGGAGTCGACGCTCGCGGAGGCCGTCGCCGTCCTCCCCCTCGGCCAGGCGGGGCACCCCTACAACGCGGGCGCGCTCTCCCACGGCCTCGCGCCCACGGACACCGCCCCGGACGCCCAGGACGCCCCCTGGCTGAAGGTCCGCTCGCTGCTGCGCTTGTACCGGTACGCGCAGGAGGTCCTCGTCGGCCACGACCGCCCGGACCCCCGCATCGCCGACGCGAGCCACGCCCTGAACGTCCACCGCGAGGCGGCGTCCGCGGCGGCAGCGGCGGCCCACGCGGCACGGACCCCGCGGATCGCGCCCGCCACGGCGTACGCGCTGGGTGTGCTCCACGCCGACCAGCGGCACGAGGTCGAGGCGGCCCGGTTCGTGTTCCAGCGGGCGTGGCTGCGCGAGGAGGCGAGGACACGGTGA
- the pstS gene encoding phosphate ABC transporter substrate-binding protein PstS, which translates to MKLQRKNRLRALSLGAIAVSGALALTACGSDDTSSGDGGKETNANANIKCDDAKGQLAASGSSAQKNAIDAWRKVYTTNCKDVQLNYNPTGSGAGITAFLQGQTAFAGSDSALKPDEVEKSKKVCTGSQAIDLPMVGGPIAIGYNVPGVDSLTLDAKTLGDIFNNKIKAWDDKAIKKLNPDAKLPSTKIQPFHRSDESGTTDNFTKYLKGAAPSAWPYEPGKSWEPKGGQSANGSAGVAGQVKQTAGAISYFELSYAGEGVKTVDLKTEAKEPVKATVDNASKAISEAKVVGKGKDLALELNYKPTAEGAYPITLVTYEVVCEKGNKKDTLAATKSFLTYIASEDGQNVLKDNDYAPIPAEIITKVRSTVAGLS; encoded by the coding sequence GTGAAGCTTCAGCGCAAGAACCGGCTCCGCGCCCTCTCGCTCGGCGCCATCGCCGTCTCCGGCGCCCTGGCCCTCACGGCGTGCGGCTCCGACGACACCAGTTCGGGCGATGGCGGCAAGGAGACCAACGCCAACGCCAACATCAAGTGCGACGACGCCAAGGGCCAGCTCGCGGCCTCCGGTTCGTCCGCGCAGAAGAACGCGATCGACGCCTGGCGGAAGGTCTACACGACCAACTGCAAGGACGTGCAGCTGAACTACAACCCGACGGGTTCGGGCGCCGGCATCACCGCGTTCCTCCAGGGCCAGACCGCGTTCGCCGGTTCGGACTCCGCGCTGAAGCCCGACGAGGTCGAGAAGTCGAAGAAGGTCTGCACGGGCAGCCAGGCCATCGACCTGCCCATGGTGGGCGGCCCGATCGCCATCGGCTACAACGTCCCCGGCGTCGACAGCCTGACCCTGGACGCCAAGACCCTCGGCGACATCTTCAACAACAAGATCAAGGCCTGGGACGACAAGGCGATCAAGAAGCTCAACCCCGACGCCAAGCTCCCCAGCACCAAGATCCAGCCCTTCCACCGCTCCGACGAGTCCGGCACCACGGACAACTTCACCAAGTACCTGAAGGGCGCCGCCCCCAGCGCCTGGCCCTACGAGCCGGGCAAGTCGTGGGAGCCCAAGGGCGGCCAGTCCGCGAACGGTTCGGCCGGTGTCGCGGGCCAGGTCAAGCAGACCGCGGGCGCCATCTCGTACTTCGAGCTCTCCTACGCCGGTGAGGGCGTCAAGACCGTCGACCTGAAGACCGAGGCCAAGGAGCCGGTGAAGGCCACCGTCGACAACGCCTCCAAGGCCATCTCCGAGGCCAAGGTCGTCGGCAAGGGCAAGGACCTCGCCCTGGAGCTGAACTACAAGCCGACCGCCGAGGGCGCGTACCCGATCACCCTCGTGACGTACGAGGTCGTCTGCGAGAAGGGCAACAAGAAGGACACCCTCGCCGCCACCAAGTCCTTCCTGACCTACATCGCCAGCGAGGACGGCCAGAACGTCCTCAAGGACAACGACTACGCGCCGATCCCGGCCGAGATCATCACCAAGGTCCGCTCCACCGTCGCGGGCCTGAGCTAG